The genomic interval AGCTACTGTAGCTTCGGCTTTATTTGTCGCCACATCTACTGCACTTATCGAAATGACATTATTCCCCACGTTAAGCGGTACTCTAGCAGTAAAGGTATCATTAAATGTTGTATAGTCTTCAGCTTCTTTGTTAAGTATATTGTTGCCATTGATAAACAATTTGTATCCAAATCCTGTATCATACACACTGCCTGCTACTGTAAGGCTTACTCCCTCAGGTGAAATAAAGCCTTTGAAATTATCTACATTTAAAGTAATTTCAGGTTTTGTAACGTCTATATAAATGGGTATCGCAAATTCTGTCTTGTGTTCATATGTTGAAGGGTCGTCTGCATTATACAATTTATCAAATGCAAGGAATTTTATCTCTTTCTTTCCATCACTACCAAAATGTACTGTTGTTGTGAAAGTATTGTCTGGATTGACCGTTACTTTTTCATCATTAATATAGAGTTCACCCATAAATGTCGTCTCATCTTCTATGGTTCCTGAAACAACAATATCTCTTGTATTAAATATTTGTGCTACTTGAGGTTCTTTTACAGTAATTACAGGTCCAAAGTTGTCTTTTATTTCTTGGTTAAATGCAATACAGCTATTTTTTAGTGTTATATTAGAAATATTTCCTGCATAGTCTACACCAAGTACAGCTATAAATGTATAGCGGTTTGGAAGGTCTACTTCTGTTGAAACAGCATCACTTGGCAGTGATTTTGTTTCAATATTTGTGACATTGCCTGTCACAGGGTCAATCTTCCCTGTAAAAATTATATAGGACTCTATACCCGAACCTTTATCACTACCTGCCCACGCCACTGTTGCTTTTCCGTTTGAAATGTAATTTTCGTTTAAATATCCATATTGATCGACATAGCCATCATTTATCATAACTTCAGGCAATATTGTATCGACTTTAACAGGCATTTGAAGAACTTGTGTCCTTGCATTCGGATAATCTATCTTAGATTCAAAGCGCATATAATATTGTCCATCAGGAACTGCTTCAAATTGTCCTGTCGCAGAGTTAAATGCTTTGCCGTCCCATATCCAAGAATCAGAAATCTGAGCTTTGGATGTCTCTGCTACGTTCTTTCTTAAATATTCCTCTTGGGATATTTTTCTTATTACATTTCCTTTCTCATCTACAACACTTACTTTAAACTCTCTTGCATTTCTCATAAATGAAAGCACTGGCTGCACATAGTCAAATACACCATCACCATTTGGCGATATGGCAATTGTAGATGGATCAGGCGTCTTGCTCCCAAGGTTCCCTAAGAAATATAATTCATTGTCTATATCTCCTGCAAGACCTGTAAGTCCATAATAAGTGTCATCTTCCCAAAGAGGTGAATCTATAATTCTCGGTTCATCCCAACTTCCATAAAAAGCTGTATAAGGTACGCTTAGTTTTGGAAGATTGCTATCTTCTGGAATAAAGCTTAAAAATCCTTCCGCAAAAATATTTTGTGGAACATTTTGAGGAATTATCAGTGTGACATTTACAGCCTGTTGTCCGTTTGCAGGCACTGTCACAGTATCTTTATCAAATTCAACTGTCCCCCCTGTAAGGGTTGTTGTTTCAGCAAAGTTAAATCCCCAAAGAACATAATCTGTCAAAACTCCATACTCGTCCCTTAAGGTATACGTAACATCGCTGTTACTATGATTTTTAAGAGTCAAGGTAAAAGTCGCACTATTTCCAATACTGCCAAGTGCAATACCTGCTTTTCCATTTGCATCTGTAATTGTCACAGGTGTCTTGATAGCCTTATCTATTTGAATCATACCTGCCCCTTGTTGTCTCGGTGAATAAGGATGTGGATTCCTTTGCCCCCCATAAGGAGCAGCATTGTTATTTGTATCAATTATAACTTTGGCTGTATTCATAGCCATTATTTTAGCCATTTCAACAAAGTCTCTGCCATCTTTGAATGTCAATTCACCTTTAGATACTTTATCTTTAAGAGCTTCAGCAATTAACGCCATTGCACCTGCTACATGAGGTGATGACATAGATGTACCGCTCATCAAACCGTAAGAATCTTTATTAAGTGTTGAATATATGCCGCCGCCAGGTGCCATTATTTCCGGTTTAAAGTCAAAGCTTGGTGTAACCCCCCAGGATGAAAAGTCCGTTACATTGTCTCCCGGAGGAACTCCTAAATTATTTGTTCCTATAGCACCATCAAATTTTACTGTGACTTTTTGCCCTTGATCTAACAAAGCTTTAATTGCAAGTCCTGCATCTCTTAAAATAGACACAGAAGGAATTTTCGTACCTTCTCCTAATGTCATTGAAATTGTTCCTGTAGTATTATTGAAAATTACTGCAGCTACAGCACCAGCATTTTGTGCATTTATCGTCTTTGCGTTAAATGTAATAGAACCTCTTGAAATAAGGGCAACTTTACCTACTACATCTTTACCTTGAAAATCCTCGGGTCTACCTAATCCACAATATACTACCTCATACTCTCCTTTCAAGATATCTGCAGGGTCAATAGGGTCATGGTCTGTAGGACTTCCTACAGAATATACTACTCTGTCAAAACCTTGTGGAGCAGGATTTACAGAAAAGCTTTTTCCTGTAAGTCCAGGATTTATAGAAGCAGCCACTTGAACAGCATCAAGCCACAATCCAGGCGAGCCAACAGTTCCTATATCTGGATCCATTGAATATGGATAAAATTCTGCACTCGTCGAATAACTGGAGTTACCAGCCGAAACAACAACTATTACGCCATTGTCAACAGCGTTTTTTATCGCCAGATGCTCAGGGTCATCAGGGCGAACGAAACCTGCTGTTGAGCCTAAGCTCATGTTTATAACATCTGCTCCAAAAGCAACTGCGTGGTCAATACCTGCTACTATATCGTCTGAAAAAGCAGATGCAAAATTAGGATTGTTTGAAAATACCTTTTCAGCTATAAGCTGTGCCTCAGGTGCAACCCCTTTAATATTACCATTTGCTGCAACTATACCTGCAACGTGTTGCCCGTGCATTGACTGTGTGGCCCCAATATCTATAATTTGATCATTGTTGTCTGCCCAGTTCCAACCAACAGGTACTTTATCTGTAAAATATTTATAAGGAAGACCTGTTGTATTTGCTATTTCTTGTACTTTTGCTTGAGTCAATTTTGCTTTGGAACTATCTGTTATTTTCATATCTTGGTGCCTATAATCTATTCCTGTATCTACTATTGCAACAACCATTCCTTCACCTTTATATCCCAAGTCATTCCACACGGTTGGTGCATTTGTTGAATAGATTGCTGTTGTCATGTCAAGGAAATATTCATTTGCAATTCTTACATCTTTTACTCCAGGCAATGTTTTAATTTTTTCTATGTCTTTAACTTTTACCTCGCCACTTATGCCATTCAAAACGGTTTTATATGTATGTCTTGGTTTAAAATTGAAATTTTTGCTCAATATGCTTTTTAATTGAGTTTGTCCTTGAGTAATTTTGTTTAAAACAGTCGTTTTTTCATTTTGCGTCAAAGTTTTGAGAGTCTTGTTAGACTTTAATGCAAATGAAGCAAGACTATCCTTTTCTAATTCCACAATAACTCGTACAGTTTCATCAGGATTATATTTTTCAATCTCTTGCTTGGAACCATCTCGTAAATTTTGTATTTCTTCTCCAAATTGCTCTACAATTTTTGACTTGCTTTGATAGGGTTTAGCAGTTTCTTTAAAATTATCTTTAGCAATCTCTTTTACAAGATTATAATCGATTTTTAGCGAATCTAAAGTAAGTTTTGGGTTATCTGACGATGGCATTTGCTGAGAATAACCAAAAGAGCTAAAAGCGCTAAATACCAATGTAAATGCAATCAGAAAAACTAAAAACCTTTTGCCCATAAAATCTTAACCCCCTTGTTTTTCATCTTCCTTATGTTCCGACAAAAAAATGCAATTTTCTCTCCTTCACCCCCCTTTATGAAATATCTATAATCTAAGGTAATAAGCCCTTAGATTGCATAAGTTTAATAATTATAAATAAAATTTGTAATTATTGTAGAATTTGATACATTTTATTTAAAATATAATATACTAATCTTTTGCTTGGTTATTTGTCTGATTAATATTTAATGTTATATAAATTTCATATTCAATATTATTCTACATAAATTATATTTTTCCTTCTTTGGAAACATAAAATTTTTTATTTATAAAACCTACTTTTTGCAAGAAATTATTCATTTTATAAAGTTAAAAAGCCACATGCTTTGCATGTGGCTAGAAAACGCTTTTATAAAATTTAAGTATTTTTAAATTTTATATTTTCTTTAATACTTCTATTGCCTTATCTAATTGAATATCCTTATTGTTTAATTCTTCAAGCAGTTTAACTAATGCATCATAAGTGTTTTTATCGAAAACCCCTGTCGGAGTTAATCCCGCTTTCTCTTGCAGTTGTTTTACAGCGTTCGCCGTTTTAGGTCCAAAAATACCATCTTCCGGACCCGCATTAAACTTCAATATATTTAAATTCTTCTGTAAAATTTTCACATCATTTCCTCTGGAACCTACTTTCAATGTGCCATTAAATTTAAATGAAGGAGTATATTGAGTATTTACCACATATATATCTGGTTTCAAGCCTTGTTTGTCAATATATCTGCCTGAAGGGAGTTTATACCTTGCAATTGTAAGCTTAAAACCACTTCCATCTGGCAATGGCACTACTGATTGGACAGTCCCTTTTCCAAAAGATTTTTCTCCCACTAATATACCCGCTTTAGTATCCTGTATAGCCCCTGCTAATATTTCAGCTGCAGAAGCAGTGTTGCCGTTAATTAAAACTGCTAATTTATACTTAGGATTATTGAGATAAGAATAATACATTTCGTTTTCTCCATTTTTTGTCTCTACAGTCAATACAGCTCCTTTTGGAACAAAAAAGTTTGCAACGCTTACCGCCTGTGTAAGGAGTCCACCGGGATTATCTCTTAAATCAAGGACGATTTTATTTATGCCGTTATTATCCATATACGTGAGGGCATTTGCTATATTAGATATGGTATTTTCATTGAATTCTTGTATTTTTATGTATCCAATTCCATCGATTATTTTATAAGAAACTGGATTGACACGAATTATTTGTCTGGTAAGTTCAAATTCTCTCATTGACCCTCCTACGTCAAAAGTGACCTTTACTTTTGTACCTTCATCCCCAATTATCATGTTTACTACGTCATTTATATTCATTCCCTCAACGCTTTTGTCGTTTACCGCTTTTATAATATAACCACTTTTGATTCCAGCTTTTTCAGCAGGTGAACCTTCTAAAACAGAAGTTACAATAATTTTCCCGTCCTTTTCAGTCAAGACCATTCCTGTCCCACTGAAAGTTCCAGAAGTATTTTTAGTAAAATCTTTAAACTCTTCTTTTGTAAAATATGTACTATATTCATCAAGGCTTGAAAAAATTCCTTTTAAAGCCGCTTCTTTGAGTTGATCGTACGTCACATCTCCAATATAATTATCTGTTATATACTTCATTATAGAACCAATGTCTGCAAGGTTATCATATAGTTGTTGATCTGTCGTGGTTTGCGTTGAAGATTCAGCAAAAACATGTACTGGAACAGTAAAAGCAAGACTTGCAGCGATTAAAAATGTCAAAATTAGAGCCAAAAATCTTTTCACAATATATACCTCCATTTCTAATATCTTGAGTTTATAATCTCTTCACTACTACAGTTTAATTATATCACACTGGTTAATCATAAAATTTACCACATAATAAAATTTCAAAGGTTTCCCTATACTGATAGAGAAACCTTTGAAACTTGAGCACCGTTATTTTCACAATGGAGTTTGTACACTCTATAATCTATCTCCATGCCAGTATACACACTCCCCACTCTTTCTATTACTTTATCTACTTTATCTTCCGAACAAATAGCCATAATTGTGGGGCCTGCTCCACTTAAAAAAACAGAATAAGCACCTGCTTCTAAAGCTTTTTCAAAGCAGGCATACATTTCAGGTATAAGTTTAGAGCGATATTTTTGATGGAGCATATCTTGAGAGGCAATCTTTAACAAATCGTACCTTCCACTAAACAAAGCAGCTGTCAAAAGAGAAGACCTACCTGTGTTGAATACAGCATCTTTAAAATCTACTTTTTTGGGCAATATGCTCCTTGCTATTTCCGTCTTTAAAACTTTTTTTGGAGTAAAAGTGATAAATTTTAAATCATTTTCTAATTCTTTTTTTACATAATAAGTACTTACCCCGTCAAAAACAGTTATATTTAATCCCCCATTTAGAGCAGGACCTACATTATCAGCGTGTCCTTCCATAGAAGCCGCAAGGTCTAAAATTTCCTCATGGGTTAAAATACCCCCTGCAAGTTCATTTGCTGCTAGCATTCCGCCAATTATTGCTGCCGCACTACTTCCAAGACCACTCCCTATCGGAATACCATTTTTTATCTCTATTTTTAATCCCTCATATTGCGTCTCAGTTTTTTCAAAAACTTTTTTAGCCGCTTTGTAGACAAGATTATCTTCAGTCGTTTCTATTTCTTTATAGTCCTCTCCTGAAACCTCTATCAAGAGCCCTTCTTCTATAAATCCCATGGAAATTTCCGTATACAAATTTAGTGCCACTCCTATGCAGTCAAAGCCTGGTCCCAAATTTGCTGAAGAAGCGGGAATTCTCACTTTTACCATGTCACTCTCCATATAAAACTTCCTCCAATGCTTTTAGATTCGTCTCTATCGTTTTTATCTCTCTACCTAATTTAACAGCAGTATCTGGATCCTTTAATCCATTTCCCGTTAAAACACAAACAACAGATTCTCCTTCTTTAAAAAATCCTTCCTTGTATTTCTTAATAACTCCTGCAATAGAAGCTGCTGAAGCAGGCTCTGCAAAAATACCTTCCTTCTTGGCTAAAAGCGCATAAGCCTCCAGTATTTCTTCATCTGTAACTTTGTCAATGAGTCCACCCGACTCATCCCTCGCAGCGACAGCCTTATCCCAACTGGCAGGATTACCTATTCGTATTGCTGTTGCAATAGTCTCAGGATTTTCAATTATTCTGTTTTCAACGATAGGTGCAGCCCCAGCTGCTTGAAAACCTAACATTTTAGGAAGTTTCTTTATTTTCCCCGCATTATAATATTCTTTAAAACCCATCCAATAAGCTGTTATATTCCCTGCATTTCCCACAGGAAGCGCAACATAGGAAGGAGCATCTTTAAGTTCGTCACATATCTCAAAAGAAGCTGTCTTTTGTCCTTCTAACCTATAAGGATTTATAGAATTCACCAGCGTTATGGGAAATTTTTTTGAAATCTCTCTAACTAACCTCAAAGCATCATCAAAGTTTCCATCTATGGCAATAACCTTAGCACCATAAGCAATGGCTTGAGCAAGCTTTCCTAAAGCAATTTTGCCGCCAGGTATAAGTACAATGCTCTTGAGCCCTGCCTTTGCTGCATAGGCAGCGGCAGAAGCGGAAGTATTCCCCGTTGAAGCGCACACAACTGCATTAGAACCTTCTTCTTTTGCCTGCGACACAGCTACAGTCATACCCCTGTCTTTAAAAGAGCCTGTTGGATTTAACCCTTCGTATTTCAGATATATTTTTATGCCTGGAAAAAGTTTTTGAAGATTGGTAGCCTCATAAAGAGGTGTATTACCTTCTTTTAAGGTAACTATATTTTCCTCTTTTATTTTAGGCATAAACTCTCTATAAGCTTTTATTAGGCCTTCCCACCCCATTGACTATTCCCCCTCTACTTTTATGACACTTTCTATATTTTCTACTTCCCTCAGATTTTGTATTTCTTCCAGGGCTTCAAATACTTTCCCTGTATTCGCAATATGAGTGATCAAAACAATCTCCGCAGTATCCCCTAAAACCCCTTTCTGCACTACTGACAAAAGGCTTATTCCCTTGTCTCCTAATATACCAGTAATTTTGCTCATTACGCCAGGTTTATCAAAGGCTATGAGCCTTATATAATATTTGGATACAGTATCCACAATAGGAAGAAGGTCTGCATCTTCGCACCCATTTTGAATTACAATATGGTTTTTTACATCCATTATGTCCGCAACAACTGCACTGGCAGTAGGCATCATACCCGCACCTTGCCCATAAAACATAACTTCCCCTACTGCATTTCCATCAACTAAAATAGCGTTAAAGACTCCATTTACGCCGCTTAAAGGATTGTCTTTTTTTATCATGACAGGATGTACCCATGTTTCTAATCGCTCTTTTTCGTCAATTTTTGCATAAGCTATAAGTTTTACATTGTACCCTAATTCTTCTGCATATTTTAT from Thermoanaerobacter uzonensis DSM 18761 carries:
- a CDS encoding S8 family serine peptidase, which codes for MGKRFLVFLIAFTLVFSAFSSFGYSQQMPSSDNPKLTLDSLKIDYNLVKEIAKDNFKETAKPYQSKSKIVEQFGEEIQNLRDGSKQEIEKYNPDETVRVIVELEKDSLASFALKSNKTLKTLTQNEKTTVLNKITQGQTQLKSILSKNFNFKPRHTYKTVLNGISGEVKVKDIEKIKTLPGVKDVRIANEYFLDMTTAIYSTNAPTVWNDLGYKGEGMVVAIVDTGIDYRHQDMKITDSSKAKLTQAKVQEIANTTGLPYKYFTDKVPVGWNWADNNDQIIDIGATQSMHGQHVAGIVAANGNIKGVAPEAQLIAEKVFSNNPNFASAFSDDIVAGIDHAVAFGADVINMSLGSTAGFVRPDDPEHLAIKNAVDNGVIVVVSAGNSSYSTSAEFYPYSMDPDIGTVGSPGLWLDAVQVAASINPGLTGKSFSVNPAPQGFDRVVYSVGSPTDHDPIDPADILKGEYEVVYCGLGRPEDFQGKDVVGKVALISRGSITFNAKTINAQNAGAVAAVIFNNTTGTISMTLGEGTKIPSVSILRDAGLAIKALLDQGQKVTVKFDGAIGTNNLGVPPGDNVTDFSSWGVTPSFDFKPEIMAPGGGIYSTLNKDSYGLMSGTSMSSPHVAGAMALIAEALKDKVSKGELTFKDGRDFVEMAKIMAMNTAKVIIDTNNNAAPYGGQRNPHPYSPRQQGAGMIQIDKAIKTPVTITDANGKAGIALGSIGNSATFTLTLKNHSNSDVTYTLRDEYGVLTDYVLWGFNFAETTTLTGGTVEFDKDTVTVPANGQQAVNVTLIIPQNVPQNIFAEGFLSFIPEDSNLPKLSVPYTAFYGSWDEPRIIDSPLWEDDTYYGLTGLAGDIDNELYFLGNLGSKTPDPSTIAISPNGDGVFDYVQPVLSFMRNAREFKVSVVDEKGNVIRKISQEEYLRKNVAETSKAQISDSWIWDGKAFNSATGQFEAVPDGQYYMRFESKIDYPNARTQVLQMPVKVDTILPEVMINDGYVDQYGYLNENYISNGKATVAWAGSDKGSGIESYIIFTGKIDPVTGNVTNIETKSLPSDAVSTEVDLPNRYTFIAVLGVDYAGNISNITLKNSCIAFNQEIKDNFGPVITVKEPQVAQIFNTRDIVVSGTIEDETTFMGELYINDEKVTVNPDNTFTTTVHFGSDGKKEIKFLAFDKLYNADDPSTYEHKTEFAIPIYIDVTKPEITLNVDNFKGFISPEGVSLTVAGSVYDTGFGYKLFINGNNILNKEAEDYTTFNDTFTARVPLNVGNNVISISAVDVATNKAEATVAANVYTSDTQNYVTITYNGTPKTIQLEKVMLDSLKANPNPLYIPVGGTGKITVNAIYTDGTTKNITDKAVFESVYGDIAKVEGNGIVVGVNPGETTITATYDNKSVDIKVVVSDAVPLGISVDPPSITVPAGKMVPIAVYNYFSDGSQVDVTNYTKFIIANPLIADYTMGAVKGLSKGSTVLTAVYNNSALNVPITVTDPILENITAQPPSIEIKVGETAQLKVAASYSDGTTKDVTASAQYNFDSNIVTVDKGIVKGVKDGTTTIEISYSDKTGNKTTKVNITVKEVPSSGGGGGGITPIVPPVAPPAGTEETTKPSQEVSQGKIVVENNTTTLTIDENKIAKDIKDTSKKEIQFDLTNIGTTPQKALEIPVTVLNLIAENNKNVVVKSDEVALQFDAKTLAVSQEAIDLISKAGTIKLNIHNKGKITASSFEPITSAYDITIKAGDKDIKIGSPVKMTFNIKGGKDIRKIGVYYLNETTNQWEYVGGKVDKGTNTITFEAKHFSTYGVFEYNKEFKDVTKDNWAYDVVNV
- a CDS encoding S41 family peptidase produces the protein MKRFLALILTFLIAASLAFTVPVHVFAESSTQTTTDQQLYDNLADIGSIMKYITDNYIGDVTYDQLKEAALKGIFSSLDEYSTYFTKEEFKDFTKNTSGTFSGTGMVLTEKDGKIIVTSVLEGSPAEKAGIKSGYIIKAVNDKSVEGMNINDVVNMIIGDEGTKVKVTFDVGGSMREFELTRQIIRVNPVSYKIIDGIGYIKIQEFNENTISNIANALTYMDNNGINKIVLDLRDNPGGLLTQAVSVANFFVPKGAVLTVETKNGENEMYYSYLNNPKYKLAVLINGNTASAAEILAGAIQDTKAGILVGEKSFGKGTVQSVVPLPDGSGFKLTIARYKLPSGRYIDKQGLKPDIYVVNTQYTPSFKFNGTLKVGSRGNDVKILQKNLNILKFNAGPEDGIFGPKTANAVKQLQEKAGLTPTGVFDKNTYDALVKLLEELNNKDIQLDKAIEVLKKI
- the thrB gene encoding homoserine kinase; the encoded protein is MESDMVKVRIPASSANLGPGFDCIGVALNLYTEISMGFIEEGLLIEVSGEDYKEIETTEDNLVYKAAKKVFEKTETQYEGLKIEIKNGIPIGSGLGSSAAAIIGGMLAANELAGGILTHEEILDLAASMEGHADNVGPALNGGLNITVFDGVSTYYVKKELENDLKFITFTPKKVLKTEIARSILPKKVDFKDAVFNTGRSSLLTAALFSGRYDLLKIASQDMLHQKYRSKLIPEMYACFEKALEAGAYSVFLSGAGPTIMAICSEDKVDKVIERVGSVYTGMEIDYRVYKLHCENNGAQVSKVSLSV
- the thrC gene encoding threonine synthase, coding for MGWEGLIKAYREFMPKIKEENIVTLKEGNTPLYEATNLQKLFPGIKIYLKYEGLNPTGSFKDRGMTVAVSQAKEEGSNAVVCASTGNTSASAAAYAAKAGLKSIVLIPGGKIALGKLAQAIAYGAKVIAIDGNFDDALRLVREISKKFPITLVNSINPYRLEGQKTASFEICDELKDAPSYVALPVGNAGNITAYWMGFKEYYNAGKIKKLPKMLGFQAAGAAPIVENRIIENPETIATAIRIGNPASWDKAVAARDESGGLIDKVTDEEILEAYALLAKKEGIFAEPASAASIAGVIKKYKEGFFKEGESVVCVLTGNGLKDPDTAVKLGREIKTIETNLKALEEVLYGE